One window of the Shewanella maritima genome contains the following:
- a CDS encoding alpha-L-glutamate ligase-like protein — protein MNFAWPWELRRKGVMNMNQRNISYIGRYNPRKFYKRVDDKLVTKQLALANDIAVPDLIGVVDEQHKIEDIPQMVANRDGFVIKPAKGSGGKGILVITKVHNGCYYKPNGHEVTPAEIYRHVSNTLSGLFSLGGKPDVAIVEGLIEFDPVFNGISYEGVPDIRLIIFKGFPVMGMLRCSTAESDGKANLHQGAVGIGLDIATGKSLHAVQFDEPVKLHPDTQFPLDQVQVPNWDTLLHTASSAYEMCELGYLGTDMVLDKKRGPLLLELNARPGLAIQIANGKGIIPRLKHIEAMQGPLMPVADRVAYAKKHFSTDSKF, from the coding sequence ATGAATTTTGCCTGGCCGTGGGAACTGCGCCGTAAAGGCGTAATGAATATGAATCAGCGTAACATTAGTTACATTGGTCGCTATAATCCGCGTAAGTTTTATAAGCGTGTGGACGACAAACTTGTCACTAAACAATTAGCGTTAGCAAATGATATTGCAGTGCCGGACTTAATTGGTGTTGTTGACGAGCAACATAAGATTGAAGACATCCCGCAGATGGTCGCCAATCGTGATGGTTTTGTAATCAAGCCAGCAAAAGGCTCTGGCGGTAAAGGTATCTTGGTCATTACCAAGGTACATAATGGCTGTTACTACAAGCCAAATGGTCACGAGGTAACCCCTGCTGAGATTTACCGCCATGTATCAAATACTTTAAGTGGCTTATTCTCACTCGGTGGTAAACCTGATGTCGCGATTGTTGAGGGTTTGATTGAGTTTGATCCTGTATTTAACGGGATCAGCTATGAAGGTGTACCCGATATCCGCTTGATCATCTTCAAAGGATTTCCTGTCATGGGAATGCTGCGTTGCTCTACGGCCGAATCTGATGGTAAAGCAAACCTTCACCAAGGAGCGGTAGGAATTGGACTGGACATCGCGACAGGAAAAAGCTTACACGCGGTACAGTTTGATGAACCGGTTAAGCTTCACCCTGATACTCAGTTCCCATTGGATCAGGTGCAAGTTCCTAATTGGGACACCTTGCTACATACAGCATCAAGCGCATACGAGATGTGCGAGCTTGGCTATCTCGGTACTGATATGGTATTGGATAAAAAACGCGGTCCTCTGCTTTTAGAGCTAAATGCCCGTCCTGGCCTAGCTATTCAAATTGCCAATGGCAAAGGGATTATTCCGCGCCTTAAGCATATTGAAGCAATGCAAGGCCCTTTAATGCCGGTTGCAGATCGTGTGGCTTATGCGAAAAAACATTTCTCAACTGATAGCAAATTCTAG